The window TCAAATGCATCTGCATAATTTGGATCATATCCAGCAGCTACATCTGAAGATAGCACTCTTGAATTAGCCAGTGCTCTTCTAATTTTTAAATTGTTAGCATTTTCGTCTAAAAGATATACTATTTCTGCAACAGTATCTTCAAAGAATCTAGAATGCATTCCTGTATTCCCTACACTTCCTATTTCTTCTTTGTCTACAAATAACCCTACAGCAGTTCTTTCAGGATTTTCAACTTCTAAAACTGCTCGTAGACAAGTGTATGCACATACCCTGTCATCATGACCATAGGACAATACAAGGCCTCTATCTATACCTAAATCTTTTGATTTACCTGCTGGTACAGCTTCGATTTCAGCTGTAGTGAAATCTTCCTCTGTTATACCATATTTATCATTTAATATCTTCAAAACATTCAACTTTACTTTTGAATCTATATCATCTGATTTATAAGGTATACTACCTATAATAATGTTTAAACCCTCTCCTGCTATTGCCTCATCTAATTTTTTACTTCCTTGTTCTTTTGCCAAATGTGGCAACAAATCAGATATAAAGAATACAGGATCACTTTCGTCTTCTCCAATGACAATATCCACTTTTTCTCCATTATTTTTGATAATTACTCCATGTAATGCAAGTGGCAATGAAACCCATTGGTACTTTCTTATCCCACCATAATAATGAGTTTTTAAATATGCCATATCTGAATCCTCATATAGTGGATTTTGTTTTAAATCTAATCTTGGAGAATCTATATGAGAGCCTACTATATTCATTCCACCAGATATATCTTCTTTCCCAATTACAAACAATGCAACTCCTTTATTTTTATTGTTTGCATATACTTTCATTCCTGATATCAATTTCCCATTTGAATTCATTATTTCTTCTAGAGATTTAAATCCTTTTGCTTCAGCTCTCCTTATGATATCTTTTGTTGCTTCTCTTTCGGTCTTCCCATCGTCTAAAAATTTTTTATAATCTTCATTTACTTCAAATAATTCTTTTTCTTTCTCATCTGATAGTGCACTCCATACATTTTTAAATTCAAATGTCAAATCTTCTTTTAATTGTTTTGCATCTTTTTTGTTTGTCATTTCATTACCTCCATCTATATGGTTTTAATATTATTTTTATAAGCAAAAATGGCAGCTTGTATCCTGTCACTAACATCAATTT is drawn from Sporanaerobacter acetigenes DSM 13106 and contains these coding sequences:
- a CDS encoding aminopeptidase — encoded protein: MTNKKDAKQLKEDLTFEFKNVWSALSDEKEKELFEVNEDYKKFLDDGKTEREATKDIIRRAEAKGFKSLEEIMNSNGKLISGMKVYANNKNKGVALFVIGKEDISGGMNIVGSHIDSPRLDLKQNPLYEDSDMAYLKTHYYGGIRKYQWVSLPLALHGVIIKNNGEKVDIVIGEDESDPVFFISDLLPHLAKEQGSKKLDEAIAGEGLNIIIGSIPYKSDDIDSKVKLNVLKILNDKYGITEEDFTTAEIEAVPAGKSKDLGIDRGLVLSYGHDDRVCAYTCLRAVLEVENPERTAVGLFVDKEEIGSVGNTGMHSRFFEDTVAEIVYLLDENANNLKIRRALANSRVLSSDVAAGYDPNYADAFEKRNSAYLGKGIALVKYTGSRGKGGSNDANAEYIGDIRRIFNMANVMWQTAELGKVDQGGGGTIAYILANYGMEVVDCGVPVLSMHAPYEAVSKADVYMTYKGYKAFYNA